One window from the genome of Oryctolagus cuniculus chromosome 1, mOryCun1.1, whole genome shotgun sequence encodes:
- the SAAL1 gene encoding protein SAAL1 isoform X1 — MDRNPSPPPPSEDNGEDAVAGGDCIGSTVYSKHWLFGVLSGLIQIVSPENAKSGSEDEEPQVELDEEVENEICRVWDMSMDEDVALFLQEFKAPDIFMGVLAKSKCPRLREICVGILGNMACFQEICVSISNDKNLGEVLLHCLYDSDPPTLLETSRLLLTCLSQTEVASVWVERIREHPAIYDSICFIMSSSTNVDLLVKVGEVVDKLFDLDEKLMLEWIRNAPAQPVDQAQENSEEQPAFRIVSCVLEAAKQIRSENPEWLDVYMHILQLLTTVDDGIQAIVQCPDTRKDTWNLLFDLVCHEFCQSDDPPIILQEQKTVLASAFSVLSSIYASQAEQEDVRVGKELPLIESLIRVLQNMEHCQKKPENSTASNTEETKKIDLTQDDFHLKILKDISCEFLSSIFQTLTKETVAQGLKEGQLSKQKCSCVFQNLLPLYGPVVEDFIKILHEVDKVLADYLEENFPSLKVQT, encoded by the exons ATGGACCGCAAtccctcgccgccgccgccgagtgAGGACAACGGGGAGGATGCGGTGGCTGGGGGAGACTGCATAGGGAGCACGGTCTACAGTAAGCACTGGCTCTTCGGCGTCCTCAGCGGGCTTATCCAG aTCGTTAGCCCAGAAAACGCCAAGTCCGGCTCAGAGGATGAGGAGCCGCAGGTGGAGCTTGATGAAGAAGTGGAGAATGAAATCTGCAGAGTTTGGGATATGTCGATGGATGAG GATGTGGCTTTATTTCTCCAAGAATTTAAAGCTCCTGACATATTCATGGGAGTACTGGCCAAATCCAAGTGCCCTCGGTTAAGA GAAATCTGTGTTGGAATTTTGGGCAATATGGCCTGTTTCCAGGAGATATGTGTGTCCATCAGCAATGATAAAAATCTTGG GGAGGTGTTACTACACTGTTTATATGATTCAGACCCTCCTACTCTGCTGGAAACAAGCAG GTTGTTGCTTACTTGCCTTTCCCAGACAGAAGTGGCCAGTGTCTGGGTTGAAAGGATCCGGGAACATCCAGCTATTTATGATAGCATTTGCTTCATCATGTcaagttcaacaaatg TTGACTTGCTGGTGAAGGTGGGAGAGGTTGTGGACAAGCTCTTTGATTTAGATGAGAAACTAATGTTGGAATGGATTAGAAATGCACCTGCTCAGCCTGTGGACCAAGCCCAGGAGAATTCTGAAGAGCAGCCAGCATTTAGGATTGTGTCCTGTGTACTTGAAGCTGCCAAACAGATACG TTCTGAAAATCCAGAATGGCTTGATGTTTACATGCATATTTTACAATTGCTTACCACGGTAGATGATGGAATTCAAGCAATTG TACAGTGTCCTGATACTAGAAAAGACACTTGGAATTTGCTTTTTGACCTGGTCTGCCATGAATTCTGCCAGTCCGATGATCCACCCATCATACTACAAGAGCAGAAAACAGTGCTAGCCTCTGCTTTTTCAGTGTTGTCTTCCATCTATGCTTCACAGGCTGAACAGGAGGATGTCAGGGTAGGAAAAG AGCTTCCTCTAATTGAAAGCCTGATTCGGGTCTTGCAAAATATGGAACATTGTCAGAAGAAACCAGAGAACTCAACAGCGTCTAATACAGAAGAAACTAAAAAGATTGACTTAACCCAAGACGACTTCCATTTGAAAATCTTAAAGGATATTTCATGTGAATTTCTTTCTAGTATTTTTCAGACATTAACAAAG gagACTGTGGCTCAGGGACTAAAGGAGGGCCAGTTAAGCAAACAGAAATGTTCCTGTGTATTTCAAAACCTTCTTCCTTTGTATGGCCCTGTG GTGGAAGACTTTATCAAAATCCTTCATGAAGTTGATAAGGTCCTTGCTGATTACCTGGAGGAAAACTTCCCAAGTTTGAAGGTTCAGACTTAA
- the SAAL1 gene encoding protein SAAL1 isoform X2 — MSMDEDVALFLQEFKAPDIFMGVLAKSKCPRLREICVGILGNMACFQEICVSISNDKNLGEVLLHCLYDSDPPTLLETSRLLLTCLSQTEVASVWVERIREHPAIYDSICFIMSSSTNVDLLVKVGEVVDKLFDLDEKLMLEWIRNAPAQPVDQAQENSEEQPAFRIVSCVLEAAKQIRSENPEWLDVYMHILQLLTTVDDGIQAIVQCPDTRKDTWNLLFDLVCHEFCQSDDPPIILQEQKTVLASAFSVLSSIYASQAEQEDVRVGKELPLIESLIRVLQNMEHCQKKPENSTASNTEETKKIDLTQDDFHLKILKDISCEFLSSIFQTLTKETVAQGLKEGQLSKQKCSCVFQNLLPLYGPVVEDFIKILHEVDKVLADYLEENFPSLKVQT, encoded by the exons ATGTCGATGGATGAG GATGTGGCTTTATTTCTCCAAGAATTTAAAGCTCCTGACATATTCATGGGAGTACTGGCCAAATCCAAGTGCCCTCGGTTAAGA GAAATCTGTGTTGGAATTTTGGGCAATATGGCCTGTTTCCAGGAGATATGTGTGTCCATCAGCAATGATAAAAATCTTGG GGAGGTGTTACTACACTGTTTATATGATTCAGACCCTCCTACTCTGCTGGAAACAAGCAG GTTGTTGCTTACTTGCCTTTCCCAGACAGAAGTGGCCAGTGTCTGGGTTGAAAGGATCCGGGAACATCCAGCTATTTATGATAGCATTTGCTTCATCATGTcaagttcaacaaatg TTGACTTGCTGGTGAAGGTGGGAGAGGTTGTGGACAAGCTCTTTGATTTAGATGAGAAACTAATGTTGGAATGGATTAGAAATGCACCTGCTCAGCCTGTGGACCAAGCCCAGGAGAATTCTGAAGAGCAGCCAGCATTTAGGATTGTGTCCTGTGTACTTGAAGCTGCCAAACAGATACG TTCTGAAAATCCAGAATGGCTTGATGTTTACATGCATATTTTACAATTGCTTACCACGGTAGATGATGGAATTCAAGCAATTG TACAGTGTCCTGATACTAGAAAAGACACTTGGAATTTGCTTTTTGACCTGGTCTGCCATGAATTCTGCCAGTCCGATGATCCACCCATCATACTACAAGAGCAGAAAACAGTGCTAGCCTCTGCTTTTTCAGTGTTGTCTTCCATCTATGCTTCACAGGCTGAACAGGAGGATGTCAGGGTAGGAAAAG AGCTTCCTCTAATTGAAAGCCTGATTCGGGTCTTGCAAAATATGGAACATTGTCAGAAGAAACCAGAGAACTCAACAGCGTCTAATACAGAAGAAACTAAAAAGATTGACTTAACCCAAGACGACTTCCATTTGAAAATCTTAAAGGATATTTCATGTGAATTTCTTTCTAGTATTTTTCAGACATTAACAAAG gagACTGTGGCTCAGGGACTAAAGGAGGGCCAGTTAAGCAAACAGAAATGTTCCTGTGTATTTCAAAACCTTCTTCCTTTGTATGGCCCTGTG GTGGAAGACTTTATCAAAATCCTTCATGAAGTTGATAAGGTCCTTGCTGATTACCTGGAGGAAAACTTCCCAAGTTTGAAGGTTCAGACTTAA